A DNA window from Nitrospira sp. contains the following coding sequences:
- a CDS encoding PCPred domain-containing protein (MaGe:77310109), with product MLTCGCGRWMHTEGIEERVYEDGALQWFIRSECRGCGLNVGVDVPAGQMNGLVDRLMWTDDALHRLERLPPYLAPLFRDEVEQDLRVRGERVVTYDVLLRPRTGERIEWEPEAERRLDKVPAPVRAMAKVELERTAADRGQARITVALMEEIKAKYFGMAAQKS from the coding sequence ATGCTGACCTGTGGCTGTGGGCGCTGGATGCATACCGAGGGCATTGAAGAGCGTGTCTATGAAGACGGGGCGCTTCAGTGGTTCATCCGATCGGAATGTCGCGGCTGTGGGCTCAATGTCGGTGTGGATGTTCCAGCCGGACAGATGAACGGATTGGTCGATCGCTTGATGTGGACGGACGATGCCTTGCATCGGCTTGAAAGACTGCCCCCGTATTTGGCGCCATTGTTTCGAGACGAGGTTGAGCAAGATCTGCGGGTTCGCGGCGAACGGGTGGTGACCTACGATGTGCTGCTTCGCCCGCGAACGGGGGAACGGATTGAGTGGGAGCCTGAAGCGGAGCGCCGGTTGGATAAAGTGCCGGCTCCGGTGCGAGCGATGGCCAAGGTCGAGTTGGAGCGAACGGCAGCCGACCGCGGGCAGGCGCGCATTACCGTGGCGCTGATGGAAGAAATCAAGGCCAAGTATTTCGGGATGGCCGCGCAGAAATCCTGA
- a CDS encoding conserved membrane protein of unknown function (Evidence 4 : Unknown function but conserved in other organisms; MaGe:77310113): MPTRKLVDIVFGVVVMGTVGTLIGLIMGMEFMPLAVGIGLVMGGVVGFLGGRRFLISILVGTVLGGALAWLLAGPDRISYGAGAGAAMGGFLGVQVSMLLDMRAARKVEAASAFVEGEAQNARQ, from the coding sequence ATGCCCACCAGAAAGCTCGTGGACATTGTATTCGGTGTCGTGGTGATGGGGACCGTCGGCACATTGATCGGTCTCATCATGGGCATGGAGTTTATGCCGCTGGCGGTAGGCATTGGGCTAGTCATGGGCGGCGTTGTGGGGTTTCTCGGAGGGCGGCGGTTTTTGATCAGCATTTTGGTGGGAACGGTTTTGGGCGGCGCCTTGGCCTGGTTGTTGGCCGGGCCAGATCGGATTTCGTATGGGGCGGGTGCCGGAGCGGCCATGGGTGGATTCCTTGGCGTTCAGGTCTCGATGTTGCTGGACATGCGCGCGGCCCGCAAGGTCGAAGCGGCGAGTGCTTTTGTCGAAGGAGAGGCCCAAAACGCTCGTCAGTAA
- a CDS encoding conserved membrane protein of unknown function (Evidence 4 : Unknown function but conserved in other organisms; MaGe:77310111), protein MVAAVLCVTILAALLPVMGNGPSLSFAEDATDLYFGTPGTPQGPPAPGPHETVYSRVGSFDSRLLVWFVTQQHTYFGGFVLALPLFCALLEFAGLITKKPALSLRYDGLARDLAKVALLALSVTAVVGSLMLFMFIYFYPSFMKYMGGTFKSFMPAYAIVFFGEALLLIVYYYSWNRMAERGLKWIHAALGILTNIFGTALLLLANSWSAFMMAPAGVDAQGRFLGNVWHLLHSALWNPLNVHRFLADIMSGGAVVLAYACYRFFTSKTAEERAYYDWVGYIFLFVTVCALLPMPIAGYWLMRSVYVFSQSMGVTMMGGLLTWLFVVQALLIGALLLGINYYIWQSMARIKGGERYQSYYQFLLGVLTLALFIWLTPHTVLMSGAEVKAMGGAQHPVVGNYGVMSAKNGAVNVMILITALSFLYYRRANRTMTVSWVKTGNLLIGTLYAVGIANVVWLSIYGFYLPAKIRVGLSSPQAFTTLAVIVAGVVINRLMLRGSIVHGPIQWGKISVRGMVGLFGLAAAFTWVMGLMGYIRSSGRLSWHVSDLMADVSPWAFTPDLEFASKMVTLNMVVFWAAVFALFWMCQRGQQPVMGEEFFEEQAPTLAPSSSHEASS, encoded by the coding sequence ATGGTCGCAGCCGTGTTGTGCGTCACGATCCTGGCCGCGCTGTTGCCTGTGATGGGGAATGGCCCAAGTCTGTCGTTTGCCGAGGATGCCACGGATCTGTATTTCGGAACGCCAGGTACGCCGCAAGGGCCGCCGGCTCCTGGCCCTCATGAGACGGTCTATTCGCGGGTCGGTTCCTTTGATAGTCGCCTGCTGGTGTGGTTTGTGACACAGCAGCATACCTACTTCGGTGGATTTGTCCTCGCGTTGCCGCTGTTTTGCGCTTTGCTGGAGTTTGCTGGGCTCATCACGAAAAAACCGGCCTTGTCGTTGCGCTATGACGGCTTGGCAAGAGACTTGGCGAAGGTCGCGTTGCTGGCGCTTTCGGTGACCGCCGTGGTCGGAAGCCTTATGCTGTTTATGTTCATCTATTTTTATCCGTCGTTCATGAAGTACATGGGCGGGACGTTCAAGTCGTTTATGCCGGCCTATGCCATCGTTTTTTTCGGAGAAGCGCTGCTGCTGATCGTCTATTACTATAGTTGGAACCGGATGGCAGAGCGCGGGTTGAAGTGGATCCATGCCGCGCTCGGCATCCTGACGAATATTTTCGGGACGGCGTTGCTATTGCTGGCGAATTCCTGGTCGGCGTTTATGATGGCGCCGGCTGGCGTCGATGCGCAGGGCCGGTTCCTCGGGAATGTTTGGCATTTGCTGCACTCGGCTCTCTGGAATCCCCTCAACGTTCATCGCTTTCTGGCAGACATTATGTCCGGCGGCGCGGTGGTGCTGGCCTATGCCTGTTATCGGTTTTTCACCAGCAAGACCGCCGAAGAGCGGGCCTATTACGATTGGGTGGGCTACATCTTTCTGTTCGTCACGGTTTGTGCGTTGCTGCCGATGCCGATTGCCGGCTATTGGCTGATGCGTTCGGTGTATGTCTTCAGCCAGAGCATGGGCGTGACGATGATGGGCGGGTTGTTGACCTGGCTTTTTGTGGTGCAGGCGCTCTTGATCGGGGCGTTGCTCCTGGGGATCAACTACTACATCTGGCAAAGCATGGCGCGAATCAAGGGCGGCGAGCGGTACCAGTCGTACTATCAATTCCTGCTGGGTGTGCTGACGCTGGCGCTGTTCATCTGGCTGACGCCGCATACGGTCTTGATGTCGGGGGCGGAAGTGAAGGCGATGGGCGGAGCGCAGCATCCGGTGGTCGGGAATTATGGGGTGATGTCGGCGAAAAACGGCGCGGTGAATGTGATGATTCTCATCACGGCGCTGAGCTTTCTCTACTATCGGCGAGCCAATCGAACGATGACGGTGTCCTGGGTGAAGACGGGGAATCTTCTGATCGGGACGTTGTATGCGGTGGGGATTGCAAATGTGGTCTGGCTGTCGATCTACGGATTCTATTTGCCCGCGAAAATTCGCGTCGGCTTGTCTTCGCCGCAAGCCTTTACGACGTTGGCGGTAATTGTGGCGGGTGTCGTAATCAACCGCCTCATGTTGAGAGGCTCGATTGTGCATGGCCCGATTCAATGGGGAAAGATTTCGGTGCGCGGCATGGTGGGCCTGTTCGGGCTGGCGGCGGCGTTTACCTGGGTGATGGGGTTGATGGGGTATATTCGCTCGTCCGGCCGCTTGTCCTGGCATGTCAGCGATCTGATGGCGGATGTGTCCCCTTGGGCCTTTACGCCGGATCTGGAGTTTGCGTCGAAGATGGTGACGTTGAATATGGTCGTGTTTTGGGCGGCAGTGTTCGCGCTTTTTTGGATGTGCCAGCGTGGGCAGCAGCCGGTGATGGGAGAAGAGTTTTTCGAGGAGCAGGCGCCGACGCTGGCTCCCTCTTCTTCGCACGAAGCCTCATCTTGA
- a CDS encoding conserved exported protein of unknown function (Evidence 4 : Unknown function but conserved in other organisms; MaGe:77310106) yields MKKGALSVVFGAAAVAFVAAPLLANAGGTIAGKVTYAGKSEQKEFAFSKFPNPKFCPKNPNKSLMDGDKRFLKTIEVGKDGGLKGAVVAVVDIEDKAFMDGYAGTDVVAEFCEFLPFSGVVVNTKNFRAVNNDADPDDPKSTLGVLHNPHSFTVKGSTSATGFNIGLAKKGDKLEKPVTFRGGAEKEGYYRLQCDQHEFMQSFFLPVTNAHYAVVKEDGTFELKDVPAGKHKVVAWHPFAAKGKKIEFEVDVPEGGKADLKAEIK; encoded by the coding sequence ATGAAGAAGGGTGCGTTATCAGTTGTGTTTGGTGCGGCTGCGGTCGCGTTTGTGGCAGCCCCGTTGCTCGCCAATGCCGGTGGAACCATCGCCGGGAAGGTGACGTATGCCGGGAAGTCCGAGCAGAAGGAATTTGCCTTCTCCAAGTTCCCGAACCCCAAGTTCTGTCCGAAGAACCCGAACAAGAGCTTGATGGACGGCGATAAGCGGTTCTTGAAGACCATTGAAGTCGGCAAGGACGGCGGTCTCAAGGGTGCGGTCGTGGCCGTGGTCGATATCGAAGACAAGGCGTTCATGGACGGCTATGCCGGCACGGATGTCGTCGCGGAATTCTGCGAATTTCTTCCGTTCTCCGGTGTCGTGGTCAACACCAAGAATTTCCGCGCCGTGAACAATGATGCGGATCCCGACGATCCCAAGTCAACGCTGGGCGTGCTCCATAACCCGCACAGCTTCACCGTGAAGGGCTCCACCTCGGCGACCGGTTTCAACATCGGGTTGGCTAAGAAGGGCGACAAGCTCGAGAAGCCGGTGACCTTCCGCGGCGGCGCTGAGAAGGAAGGCTACTATCGGTTGCAGTGCGACCAGCACGAGTTCATGCAGTCCTTCTTCCTCCCGGTGACGAATGCCCATTATGCCGTGGTGAAGGAAGATGGCACGTTCGAGCTCAAGGATGTGCCGGCTGGCAAGCACAAAGTGGTGGCCTGGCACCCGTTTGCCGCCAAGGGCAAGAAGATTGAGTTCGAGGTGGATGTTCCTGAGGGCGGCAAGGCCGACCTCAAGGCTGAAATCAAGTAA
- a CDS encoding hypothetical protein (Evidence 4 : Unknown function but conserved in other organisms; MaGe:77310118) — translation MGQNILYGIISVVICVGFFLMVDHFLMDMQGLDFWYMFRK, via the coding sequence ATGGGGCAGAATATTCTGTATGGGATTATCTCTGTGGTGATTTGTGTGGGGTTCTTCCTGATGGTTGACCACTTTCTGATGGATATGCAGGGGCTGGACTTCTGGTACATGTTCCGTAAGTAG
- a CDS encoding FGE-sulfatase domain-containing protein (MaGe:77310115), whose product METRFKVVFLIVVLLFAAMPIIAILRGTTTTPFEENDPSSHASAKSEDLPEAVEPPLNEEMVLIPAGVFLRGTDVGGLDEGPPREIFLDAFQIDRYEVTNSQYGQFASATGHRKAGPPSRYAKNVSKMRGPNQPAIYVSWDDAVAYCQWKGRRLPTEAEWEKAMRGQDGRLWPWGNTEQADGANWARVNDGFEASAPAGSFKADMSPYGVMDGAGNVMEWVQDWYAEGYFKEAPDRNPPSPEYGVYRTMRGGAYTTTGGDLRLTSRSKMVPDFRDETIGFRCAMSGENSEGETANRNEKATENQSSRESETRPK is encoded by the coding sequence ATGGAAACCCGATTCAAGGTTGTGTTCCTGATCGTAGTCCTGCTGTTTGCGGCCATGCCGATTATTGCAATCCTTCGTGGCACAACCACCACCCCCTTTGAAGAGAATGATCCCAGTTCCCACGCGTCGGCAAAGTCAGAAGACCTGCCTGAAGCAGTTGAGCCGCCGTTAAATGAGGAGATGGTCTTGATTCCTGCCGGAGTTTTTTTGCGCGGGACAGATGTGGGAGGGCTTGACGAAGGGCCACCCAGAGAAATCTTTCTCGATGCGTTTCAAATCGACCGCTACGAAGTGACAAATTCACAGTATGGACAGTTTGCTTCGGCCACTGGCCATCGGAAGGCGGGGCCTCCGTCGCGTTATGCCAAGAATGTGTCTAAGATGCGTGGCCCCAATCAGCCGGCTATCTATGTGTCATGGGACGATGCCGTGGCCTATTGTCAGTGGAAGGGGAGGCGGCTTCCCACAGAGGCGGAGTGGGAAAAGGCTATGCGAGGCCAAGATGGCCGTCTATGGCCTTGGGGGAATACGGAGCAGGCCGACGGGGCTAATTGGGCGCGCGTCAATGACGGATTCGAAGCGAGCGCCCCTGCAGGATCGTTTAAGGCCGATATGAGTCCGTATGGTGTGATGGATGGGGCTGGGAATGTCATGGAATGGGTGCAGGATTGGTATGCCGAAGGGTACTTCAAGGAAGCGCCTGACAGAAATCCGCCAAGTCCTGAGTATGGTGTCTATCGCACGATGCGGGGAGGCGCGTATACAACGACTGGGGGCGATCTTCGCCTCACCAGTCGGAGTAAAATGGTCCCTGATTTTCGTGATGAAACGATCGGATTTCGGTGCGCGATGTCAGGCGAAAATAGTGAGGGTGAGACGGCGAATCGAAACGAGAAAGCTACAGAAAATCAAAGTAGTAGAGAATCAGAAACACGGCCAAAATGA
- a CDS encoding conserved membrane protein of unknown function (Evidence 4 : Unknown function but conserved in other organisms; MaGe:77310108) — MEWLKDPGFLGTHATIGADLSQFMATLFTGLFILGWIQAKQRKADAHHWLMLGGMISMLSFFIAYYLFRQLGVLAVEGKEGFGGSQALYDYVFIPVLTLHIILVIIGLVMAVYMIVLGFRSQQVIDGVRSLRQSLLVTTWKKVGVIFGAVTVVVLGLFLSRVATAGFSMRKLEVYLGLLFLVGIVLAVEITIQRIWPDGGRRHRALGRFTMVIYCILFATGTFTYTMLYILYPGKIG; from the coding sequence ATGGAATGGCTTAAGGATCCCGGTTTTCTCGGGACGCATGCCACGATCGGCGCGGACTTGAGCCAGTTTATGGCCACGCTCTTCACCGGGTTGTTCATCCTGGGATGGATTCAGGCGAAACAGCGCAAGGCCGACGCCCATCATTGGTTGATGCTGGGCGGAATGATCTCGATGCTGAGTTTCTTCATCGCCTACTACTTGTTCCGGCAGTTGGGAGTCTTGGCGGTGGAGGGCAAAGAAGGGTTCGGAGGCTCGCAAGCGCTCTACGATTATGTGTTTATCCCCGTGCTGACGCTCCACATCATTCTCGTCATCATCGGATTGGTCATGGCGGTCTATATGATCGTGTTGGGTTTTCGCTCGCAGCAGGTGATCGATGGCGTCCGGTCGTTGCGCCAGTCGTTGCTGGTCACGACATGGAAGAAAGTCGGCGTGATTTTCGGCGCGGTGACGGTCGTCGTGCTCGGGTTATTTCTCTCTCGCGTCGCGACAGCCGGGTTCTCCATGCGCAAGCTGGAAGTCTATCTCGGGCTCCTGTTCTTGGTCGGGATTGTGCTGGCGGTGGAGATTACGATTCAACGCATCTGGCCGGATGGTGGGCGGCGGCATCGCGCATTGGGCCGGTTTACAATGGTTATCTATTGCATCCTGTTCGCTACCGGCACGTTTACCTACACGATGCTCTACATTCTGTATCCCGGCAAGATCGGGTAG
- a CDS encoding conserved membrane protein of unknown function (Evidence 4 : Unknown function but conserved in other organisms; MaGe:77310110), with amino-acid sequence MLHRMALRVLPSLSLAVTEDAVRKQKRLVMFVPGLVAFGVYRLAKHLVPLTEPLVLLAVSSLVAIVTALLAYRVGRSASWPVIAREDGVRLLSWLAGWIGAVYGIQLSLLVLALLWMVGYSYLQHPDGPAMMAIIISSTAVARDAFEIGHVRKLAVLGRPFLTFPDGAALRALVRNRLSQLGLWGSVGLVIGGLMGLLGHVIVDEQMAALAQLAGITIFGGLLALCAYFGGLRPSVSWLETLKRTAPAELLKYWWWPGMAFAATYYLVVMGFVLFVGRQPGMATGLAVAGGAVVTAMMALYGYYLGHRRQVEDEQAPQLSSGMLRCPFVMGILGKSANAPGGMSELAGDMALSKTGSKG; translated from the coding sequence ATGTTGCATCGAATGGCATTGCGAGTGTTGCCGAGCCTGAGTCTGGCGGTGACAGAAGACGCAGTTCGGAAGCAGAAGCGCCTGGTCATGTTTGTGCCGGGGCTGGTGGCATTCGGAGTCTATCGTCTGGCGAAGCATCTGGTGCCGTTGACGGAGCCGCTTGTGCTGCTTGCCGTGAGCAGTCTGGTGGCGATCGTGACGGCGCTCCTGGCCTATCGTGTCGGACGGTCAGCTTCCTGGCCGGTCATCGCGCGAGAGGATGGCGTTCGGCTGCTGAGTTGGCTAGCCGGATGGATCGGCGCTGTGTATGGCATTCAGCTCTCATTGTTGGTGCTCGCCCTGTTGTGGATGGTGGGCTACAGCTATTTGCAGCATCCGGACGGTCCAGCCATGATGGCGATTATTATTTCCAGTACGGCGGTGGCCCGCGATGCGTTTGAAATCGGTCATGTGCGGAAACTCGCGGTGCTGGGGCGCCCGTTTCTCACCTTTCCGGATGGAGCGGCTCTTCGCGCGTTGGTGCGGAACCGGCTGTCTCAGTTGGGACTGTGGGGAAGCGTCGGCCTAGTCATCGGTGGGCTGATGGGACTGTTGGGGCATGTGATCGTCGATGAGCAAATGGCCGCTCTGGCGCAGTTGGCTGGCATTACGATTTTTGGGGGTCTCCTCGCGCTCTGTGCCTATTTCGGAGGCTTGCGGCCATCCGTCTCATGGCTGGAGACGCTGAAGCGGACGGCGCCGGCCGAGTTGCTGAAGTATTGGTGGTGGCCGGGGATGGCCTTTGCGGCCACGTACTATTTGGTCGTGATGGGTTTCGTGTTGTTCGTCGGCAGGCAGCCGGGAATGGCGACGGGATTGGCCGTTGCGGGAGGAGCGGTCGTCACGGCGATGATGGCGCTCTATGGATATTATTTGGGGCACCGCCGGCAAGTCGAAGATGAGCAGGCGCCGCAGCTATCGAGCGGGATGCTGCGCTGTCCGTTTGTAATGGGGATTCTTGGCAAGTCGGCCAATGCGCCAGGCGGCATGAGCGAGCTGGCCGGCGACATGGCCTTAAGCAAGACGGGATCGAAGGGGTAG
- a CDS encoding conserved exported protein of unknown function (Evidence 4 : Unknown function but conserved in other organisms; MaGe:77310112) produces MNGRMLWSVVALASMALYGGAVPAESVYAEGQVLVLEDFQGKEADGFPSSWDHENQRSQSKGREAYKVQTENGVNYLSAKDAGQRIKKKKIDWDPKAYPVLTWRWRLLKAPAGIDQIAAIYASLDTDLLFIPVFTKYVWSGTKPEGTLTEGGMFSGSEIVAQSGTKEVGQWFEERVNVYEDFKRLHQHEPAPKAWGISIIAAPGVEIDFGSLVASPAK; encoded by the coding sequence ATGAACGGTCGCATGTTGTGGAGTGTCGTGGCTCTGGCGAGTATGGCCTTGTATGGTGGGGCTGTTCCCGCTGAGTCCGTTTATGCAGAAGGCCAAGTGTTGGTGCTGGAGGATTTTCAAGGAAAAGAGGCCGATGGGTTTCCTTCGTCCTGGGACCATGAAAACCAGCGCAGCCAGTCTAAAGGACGCGAAGCCTATAAGGTGCAGACGGAAAACGGTGTGAACTATTTATCGGCCAAAGATGCCGGACAGCGGATCAAGAAAAAGAAGATCGACTGGGATCCGAAGGCGTACCCTGTGCTCACTTGGCGCTGGCGTTTACTCAAGGCTCCGGCAGGCATCGATCAGATCGCGGCGATTTATGCCTCGCTCGATACCGATCTCCTGTTTATTCCGGTATTCACGAAATATGTCTGGAGTGGAACAAAACCGGAAGGGACGCTGACGGAAGGCGGGATGTTCAGCGGGTCTGAGATCGTGGCGCAGAGCGGGACCAAAGAGGTTGGCCAGTGGTTTGAAGAGCGTGTGAATGTCTACGAGGACTTCAAGCGTCTTCATCAGCATGAGCCGGCGCCGAAGGCCTGGGGTATTTCGATCATTGCCGCGCCCGGCGTTGAGATTGATTTCGGCTCGCTGGTGGCGAGCCCTGCAAAGTAG
- a CDS encoding Formylglycine-generating enzyme family protein (MaGe:77310114) — protein sequence MENRGVLIGSIVFVFGSFILLIAGLVYESYKAKQMRELAMSIPTESRPVAAAPVAQDFSMYKTRIGDEGREMVQVPAGPFTMGSSDGDPDEAPERQVFLKGFFIDRNEVTQDEYLRFAKMTKRAFPRIEVFEDDQSKVLKPELAAMSVSWNDAVAYCKWAGKRLPTEAEWEKAGRGEGKRKYPWGDKFMNGVANVDGPEDGYKYLAPPGSFEAGRSPYGLHDMTGNVAEWVADTYDEHYYKKGGYRDPKGPDDGDLKVVRGGSWRETEQNARLSKRFAAKHWRNDITIGIRCASDLEPSGDVAGQ from the coding sequence ATGGAAAACAGGGGTGTGCTGATCGGGTCAATCGTTTTTGTCTTCGGGTCGTTTATTCTCCTGATCGCAGGGCTGGTCTATGAGTCGTATAAGGCCAAGCAGATGCGGGAGTTGGCCATGAGTATCCCGACGGAGTCGCGTCCGGTAGCGGCGGCGCCGGTTGCGCAGGACTTCTCCATGTACAAGACGCGGATTGGCGATGAAGGGCGCGAGATGGTGCAGGTGCCGGCAGGGCCGTTTACGATGGGGAGCAGCGATGGGGATCCAGATGAAGCGCCCGAGCGGCAGGTGTTCTTGAAAGGGTTCTTTATCGATCGCAACGAAGTGACGCAGGATGAGTATCTGCGTTTCGCCAAAATGACCAAGCGCGCGTTTCCGCGGATCGAGGTATTCGAAGACGATCAGTCGAAAGTGTTAAAGCCTGAATTGGCGGCGATGAGCGTCTCATGGAACGATGCGGTTGCCTATTGCAAGTGGGCCGGCAAGCGATTGCCGACTGAAGCGGAATGGGAAAAAGCGGGACGTGGCGAAGGGAAGCGAAAGTATCCTTGGGGCGATAAATTCATGAATGGTGTGGCTAATGTGGATGGGCCGGAGGATGGATATAAGTATCTTGCGCCTCCCGGTTCGTTTGAGGCGGGCCGCAGTCCATACGGATTGCACGATATGACGGGCAATGTGGCCGAGTGGGTCGCGGATACGTACGATGAGCATTACTATAAAAAAGGCGGGTATCGCGATCCCAAAGGGCCGGATGACGGCGATTTGAAAGTGGTGCGTGGTGGATCCTGGAGAGAGACCGAGCAAAACGCCCGGCTCTCCAAGCGATTTGCCGCGAAGCATTGGCGGAATGACATCACGATCGGAATTCGTTGCGCGAGCGATTTGGAGCCGAGCGGCGACGTGGCCGGTCAGTAG
- a CDS encoding hypothetical protein (Evidence 4 : Unknown function but conserved in other organisms; MaGe:77310116): MTKNSKIFDIIVLAGMVVNIILAVFLILYYFDFL, from the coding sequence ATGACAAAAAACTCAAAAATTTTCGACATTATAGTTTTGGCCGGTATGGTTGTCAATATCATTTTGGCCGTGTTTCTGATTCTCTACTACTTTGATTTTCTGTAG
- a CDS encoding hypothetical protein (Evidence 4 : Unknown function but conserved in other organisms; MaGe:77310117), which yields MATGTADSDVMVKVGKMIFYITCAVGLWFFYWFAGIQCPC from the coding sequence ATGGCGACGGGAACAGCGGACAGCGATGTGATGGTTAAGGTTGGCAAGATGATTTTTTACATCACTTGCGCGGTGGGTCTGTGGTTTTTTTATTGGTTTGCCGGTATTCAGTGCCCCTGCTAG
- a CDS encoding Methyltransferase (MaGe:77310107): protein MSRELSLAEIFQLGYYWETKILLTGVRLDIFSALDGKRKTAQEVAARLGGHEPTLVLLLNALVAMRLLNKDGETYGNSAAAASHLVKHSSQYIGHLLLLHDAEWENWGKLEQTIRTGQRAVDRHVFETDPELGTNVLAVLHRIGQQSGPDFAKRLQLSGPIRMLDLGGGAGTNAIAFCQTYPELTATVFDLPATLRLTEKTVKEAGLESRIALRPGDFNADGLGGPYDVVLMSDILHYQTYETNAALVKKVLAHLAPGGRLIIKDRFLDEAGTGPAWTTAFAVHILVNTQQGGCYKTSDAMQWMTSAGFASAAELEKTAVVQGLKGQR, encoded by the coding sequence GTGTCACGAGAACTCTCGCTCGCGGAAATCTTTCAGCTCGGGTACTACTGGGAGACGAAGATTCTTCTCACCGGTGTGCGGCTGGATATTTTTTCGGCCCTCGACGGGAAGCGAAAAACAGCGCAAGAGGTAGCGGCGCGCCTTGGGGGCCATGAGCCGACGCTGGTCCTTCTCTTAAATGCGCTCGTTGCAATGCGGTTGCTCAATAAAGACGGTGAGACTTATGGCAACTCGGCGGCGGCGGCCAGCCATCTCGTCAAGCATTCTTCCCAATATATCGGGCACTTGCTGTTGTTGCACGATGCGGAATGGGAGAACTGGGGGAAGCTCGAGCAGACGATTCGAACGGGGCAGCGGGCGGTTGATCGGCATGTCTTTGAGACGGATCCCGAGCTGGGGACGAATGTCCTGGCCGTGCTCCACCGAATCGGCCAGCAAAGCGGGCCAGATTTTGCCAAACGCTTACAGTTGAGCGGACCTATTCGTATGCTGGATTTAGGCGGGGGCGCGGGGACCAATGCCATCGCTTTTTGTCAGACCTATCCTGAACTCACCGCCACGGTGTTCGATCTTCCCGCCACCCTGCGTTTGACTGAAAAAACAGTGAAAGAGGCCGGCTTGGAGTCGCGTATCGCGCTGCGCCCCGGCGATTTCAATGCGGATGGGCTGGGTGGTCCCTACGATGTCGTGCTGATGTCCGACATCCTGCACTATCAGACCTACGAGACAAATGCGGCCTTGGTGAAGAAGGTGCTGGCGCACCTGGCGCCGGGAGGACGATTGATTATCAAGGATCGGTTTTTAGATGAAGCGGGGACCGGCCCTGCCTGGACGACGGCTTTTGCCGTTCATATCCTGGTCAATACGCAGCAAGGCGGCTGTTATAAGACCAGCGACGCGATGCAATGGATGACTTCAGCGGGGTTTGCCTCGGCTGCCGAGCTGGAGAAAACCGCCGTTGTTCAGGGTCTGAAAGGGCAAAGGTAA